DNA sequence from the Desulfovibrio sp. genome:
TGCCAAGCTGACCCACGCGGAATCAGGACAGTGGGAAAGCTCTCTTGCAGTGGTTCAGCTGCCTAAGGCTGACCCGCAGGGTATGGGATCAGCCATGACCTATGCGAGGAGGTACGCTTTAACCGCCATGTTGGGCATGGTAACTGAAGATGACGATGGTGAAGGTGCTAAAAATGGTAAAAAGTCGCCTACACGGCCCAAATTGCCCGTAATTCACCCTGAATCGCAAAAAGGGCAACAACGCAACCTATCGTTCAACCCCCTCAAATCGCCCGTCAGCCAGCCTTGAAAGCCTTCCACCGCTTGAGGGTGTCACCTACCAGCAGGTTACTGCCCAGGACGCGAGGCCTTGCATCATTGCCACTGGCAACACGCAGGCTAAAAAAGAATTACTGACCGGTTCGGGCTTCCGCTGGAACCCGCAGAGAAAATTGTGGTGGAAGTATGTCGATGCCGCATAGCAAAAATCAAAATACCGAGTGAAAGGGCTGCCTGATGGCGGCCCTTTCGCTTTTATGGAGATAACTCACGGAACAGAAAGACCGCACGGAAGGATTACGGGCGTTGATCAGACAGGGCCTGCAAGCCGTCGCCCACAAAGACACACTTGCCCATCTGGGCGACCGTTCCAACTATGTGGGAATGAGCGATATTGGCCAGCACTGGGAATGCCCCCAGGCGGCACTGGCAAGAAAGGTGCTCCCCACCACAAACAGCCTGGAACGCCTGCTTACGCTGCAGCGAGGGCACTGGTTCGAATCTGGGGTTGGGCAGGCACTGGCATCGTTGGGCCTGCATGTTTTGCCCCAGCTTGAGATTAACTGGCAGCATCAGGGCGTGCCCATCAAAGCTCATCTTGATTTTGTGCTT
Encoded proteins:
- a CDS encoding ERF family protein, whose amino-acid sequence is MPVPLPVEQPNSIVLVAKLTHAESGQWESSLAVVQLPKADPQGMGSAMTYARRYALTAMLGMVTEDDDGEGAKNGKKSPTRPKLPVIHPESQKGQQRNLSFNPLKSPVSQP